The following are encoded in a window of Scophthalmus maximus strain ysfricsl-2021 chromosome 2, ASM2237912v1, whole genome shotgun sequence genomic DNA:
- the tcerg1b gene encoding transcription elongation regulator 1 isoform X7 translates to MADQAESETIGFSDNRMAQQAVRFRSPAPAPAPAPTPVLRGPPPLLRPPPPPFGMMRGPPPRPPYARPPFDPNMPPIPPPGGMPPPMGPPHLQRPPFLPPPIGNLPPPPGMLFPPGMPPVPTPGTPAVNPAEEIWVENKTSEGKAYYYNARTRESSWSKPDGVKIIQQSELNPLLVGGTGSSGGVTTAGSSSTVNTTASTAAASSTQAPSTTVSRVLASSTDSTTSSSPSVTIASTVVADLSPVATVTSTVTVSPVTVVTVSTVPSPVTAVQTMPLLPAGLPHSVAQPTTAMSAFPPVMVPPFRVPLPGMHIPLPGVAMMQIVGGPCVKAGPSANGMLPGMGPPLVSMMHPQLALSAAPASMAASLHLPEWSEYKTADGKTYYYNNRTLESTWEKPQALVEKEKEAERAKERLAQAEAEAMEMEDEENKMENANNEKEEPKEEEMTEEEKAAQKARPVATNPIPGTPWCVVWTGDDRVFFYNPTTRLSMWDRPEELVGRADVDKHIQEPPHKRGLDDGKKTGFNKEEPELAMATEENQDEEPTKAKKRKTQEVKEADTEKEAAMEAELRAARERAIVPLEARMTQFKDMLLERGVSAFSTWDKELHKIVFDPRYLLLNPKERKTVFDQYVKTRAEEERKEKKNKLMQAKDEFRRMMEESKLTPRTTFSEFAVKHGRDPRFKTIEKMKDREAIFVEFITAMRKREKEDSKSRGEKVKQDFFDLLNEQHVEGGQRWSKVKERLETDPRYKSVDSSALREELFKQYGEKQAKNVDIDKERELERQARIEASLREREREVQKARSEQTKEIDREREQHKREEAIQHFKALMSDMVRSSDATWSDTRRNLRKDHRWESASLLEREEKEKLFNEHVEALAKKKKEHFRQLLDETIMITLTTTWKEVKKVIKEDPRCIKFSSSDRKRQREFEDYIKDKYITAKADFRTLLKETKFITYRSRKLIQESEQHLKDVEKILQNDKRYLVLECVPEERRKLIMFYIEDLDRRGPPPPPTASEPTRRSTK, encoded by the exons AATGGCGCAGCAGGCAGTGCGGTTCCGCAGCCCTGCCCCTGCACCTGCGCCCGCCCCAACCCCAGTGTTGCGAGGCCCACCACCGCTGCTCAGGCCGCCACCACCTCCTTTTGGGATGATGAGGGGACCACCGCCACGGCCCCCTTATGCACGTCCACCCTTTGACCCGAACATGCCACCCATCCCACCACCCGGAGGCATGCCGCCACCCATGGGACCTCCTCACTTACAG AGACCTCcattcctcccccctcccattGGTAACCTACCACCTCCCCCAGGGATGCTGTTCCCTCCTGGGATGCCTCCCGTTCCTACACCTGGAACCCCCGCAGTCAACCCCGCAGAAGAGATCTGGGTAGAGAACAAGACGTCAGAGGGAAAG GCATATTACTACAACGCCAGGACCAGAGAGTCATCGTGGAGTAAACCGGACGGTGTGAAAATCATCCAGCAGTCTGAACTCAACCCTCTTCTTGTCGGGGGGACGGGTTCGAGCGGGGGAGTGACTACAGCTGGCAGCTCAAGCACTGTCAACACTACAGccagcacagcagcagccagctcTACCCAGGCCCCCTCCACAACGGTCTCCCGCGTACTCGCCTCCAGTACAgactccaccacctcctcctccccgtctgtgACCATTGCAT CCACTGTTGTAGCAGACCTATCCCCTGTTGCCACAGTGACCTCAACTGTTACTGTGTCTCCAGTCACCGTGGTGACTGTTTCCACGGTGCCATCGCCTGTTACGGCGGTGCAGACGATGCCACTTCTGCCTGCGGGCCTGCCTCACAGTGTGGCCCAGCCAACCACAGCCATGTCTGCCTTTCCCCCTGTCATGGTGCCACCCTTTAGGGTGCCCTTGCCGGGCATGCACATTCCTCTACCAG GTGTAGCAATGATGCAGATAGTAGGTGGTCCCTGTGTAAAGGCAGGCCCCAGCGCCAACG GGATGCTTCCTGGTATGGGCCCGCCTTTAGTTTCCATGATGCACCCCCAGCTGGCTCTCTCAGCGGCTCCAGCCTCCATGGCCGCATCATTGCACCTCCCTGAGTGGTCAGAGTACAAAACAGCTGATGGGAAAACGTACTACTACAACAACCGAACACTGGAGTCCACCTGGGAGAAACCGCAGGCCCTGGTGGAGAAAG aaaaagaagctgaaagGGCAAAGGAGCGTTTGGCACAGGCAGAAGCTGAGGCgatggagatggaggatgaagagaaCAAAATGGAAAATGCCAACAATGAGAAGGAG GAGCctaaagaagaagagatgacgGAAGAGGAAAAAGCGGCTCAGAAAGCCAGGCCTGTAGCCACCAACCCCATCCCTGGCACAccatg GTGTGTAGTATGGACGGGTGACGACCGCGTGTTTTTCTACAACCCCACAACTCGGCTGTCCATGTGGGACCGACCCGAGGAGCTGGTCGGTCGAGCAGACGTCGACAAGCACATCCAGGAGCCACCGCACAAGAGAGGCCTGGACGACGGGAAGAAGACAG GATTCAATAAGGAAGAGCCAGAATTAGCGATGGCTACTGAAGAGAATCAGGATGAGGAGCCAACCAAAGCCAAAAAGAGGAA GACTCAGGAAGTGAAGGAGGCGGACACGGAGAAGGAAGCGGCAATGGAGGCGGAACTTCGAGCTGCCAGAGAACGAGCGATAGTGCCGCTGGAGGCCCGGATGACCCAGTTCAAAGACATGCTGCTGGAAAGAGGG GTGTCTGCGTTCTCAACCTGGGACAAAGAGCTTCACAAGATTGTGTTTGACCCACGTTACCTTCTGCTTAAcccaaaagagagaaaaacg GTGTTTGATCAGTATGTGAAGACgcgagcggaggaggagaggaaggagaagaagaacaagctGATGCAGGCCAAAGACGAGTtcaggaggatgatggaggagtcGAAGCTCACGCCCAG aacAACATTTAGTGAATTTGCGGTGAAGCATGGCCGAGACCCGCGGTTTAAGACCATCGAGAAGATGAAGGACAGGGAGGCCATCTTCGTGGAATTCATCACCGCtatgaggaagagggagaaggaggactCCAAATCCAGAGGAGAGAAG GTGAAGCAAGACTTCTTTGATCTCCTGAACGAGCAGCACGTAGAGGGAGGCCAGCGATGGAGTAAAGTGAAAGAGAGGCTGGAGACGGACCCGCGATACAAGTCTGTGGACAGCTCTGCACTCAGAGAAGAGCTTTTCAAGCAGTACGGGGAAAAACAAGCCAAG AATGTGGACATCGACAAGGAGCGAGAGTTGGAGCGGCAGGCTCGTATCGAGGCCAGTCTCCGAGAGCGGGAGCGTGAGGTGCAGAAGGCGCGATCAGAACAGACCAAAGAGATCGACCGGGAAAGGGAGCAGCACAAGAGGGAGGAGGCCATCCAGCATTTCAAAGCTCTCATGTCCGATATG GTACGCTCTTCAGACGCAACGTGGTCAGACACGCGCCGCAACCTGCGGAAGGATCATCGCTGGGAGTCGGCATCGttgctggagagagaggagaaggagaagctgtTCAACGAACACGTAGAAGCTctggccaagaagaagaaagaacatttcAGGCAGCTCCTGGACGAGACCATCATG ATCACTTTGACAACCACGTGGAAGGAGGTAAAGAAGGTCATCAAAGAGGATCCTCGCTGTATCAAGTTCTCCTCAAGTGACAGA aaaagaCAACGTGAGTTTGAGGACTACATCAAAGACAAGTACATCACAGCCAAAGCCGACTTCAGGACCCTGCTGAAGGAGACAAAGTTCATCACCTACAG GTCGAGGAAGCTGATCCAGGAGTCGGAGCAACATCTGAAGGATGTGGAGAAGATCCTTCAGAATGACAAGCGTTACCTGGTTCTGGAGTGTGTCCCAGAGGAGCGCAGGAAGCTCATCATGTTCTACATCGAAGACCTGGACCGCCGCGGGCCGCCGCCTCCCCCCACCGCCTCTGAGCCCACCAGACGCTCCACCAAGTGA
- the tcerg1b gene encoding transcription elongation regulator 1 isoform X6, giving the protein MADQAESETIGFSDNRMAQQAVRFRSPAPAPAPAPTPVLRGPPPLLRPPPPPFGMMRGPPPRPPYARPPFDPNMPPIPPPGGMPPPMGPPHLQRPPFLPPPIGNLPPPPGMLFPPGMPPVPTPGTPAVNPAEEIWVENKTSEGKAYYYNARTRESSWSKPDGVKIIQQSELNPLLVGGTGSSGGVTTAGSSSTVNTTASTAAASSTQAPSTTVSRVLASSTDSTTSSSPSVTIAFTVVTVSTVPSPVTAVQTMPLLPAGLPHSVAQPTTAMSAFPPVMVPPFRVPLPGMHIPLPGVAMMQIVGGPCVKAGPSANGMLPGMGPPLVSMMHPQLALSAAPASMAASLHLPEWSEYKTADGKTYYYNNRTLESTWEKPQALVEKGFFNLFSSLSSEKEAERAKERLAQAEAEAMEMEDEENKMENANNEKEEPKEEEMTEEEKAAQKARPVATNPIPGTPWCVVWTGDDRVFFYNPTTRLSMWDRPEELVGRADVDKHIQEPPHKRGLDDGKKTGVDKDNTRMPPVIKRFNKEEPELAMATEENQDEEPTKAKKRKTQEVKEADTEKEAAMEAELRAARERAIVPLEARMTQFKDMLLERGVSAFSTWDKELHKIVFDPRYLLLNPKERKTVFDQYVKTRAEEERKEKKNKLMQAKDEFRRMMEESKLTPRTTFSEFAVKHGRDPRFKTIEKMKDREAIFVEFITAMRKREKEDSKSRGEKVKQDFFDLLNEQHVEGGQRWSKVKERLETDPRYKSVDSSALREELFKQYGEKQAKNVDIDKERELERQARIEASLREREREVQKARSEQTKEIDREREQHKREEAIQHFKALMSDMVRSSDATWSDTRRNLRKDHRWESASLLEREEKEKLFNEHVEALAKKKKEHFRQLLDETIMITLTTTWKEVKKVIKEDPRCIKFSSSDRKRQREFEDYIKDKYITAKADFRTLLKETKFITYRSRKLIQESEQHLKDVEKILQNDKRYLVLECVPEERRKLIMFYIEDLDRRGPPPPPTASEPTRRSTK; this is encoded by the exons AATGGCGCAGCAGGCAGTGCGGTTCCGCAGCCCTGCCCCTGCACCTGCGCCCGCCCCAACCCCAGTGTTGCGAGGCCCACCACCGCTGCTCAGGCCGCCACCACCTCCTTTTGGGATGATGAGGGGACCACCGCCACGGCCCCCTTATGCACGTCCACCCTTTGACCCGAACATGCCACCCATCCCACCACCCGGAGGCATGCCGCCACCCATGGGACCTCCTCACTTACAG AGACCTCcattcctcccccctcccattGGTAACCTACCACCTCCCCCAGGGATGCTGTTCCCTCCTGGGATGCCTCCCGTTCCTACACCTGGAACCCCCGCAGTCAACCCCGCAGAAGAGATCTGGGTAGAGAACAAGACGTCAGAGGGAAAG GCATATTACTACAACGCCAGGACCAGAGAGTCATCGTGGAGTAAACCGGACGGTGTGAAAATCATCCAGCAGTCTGAACTCAACCCTCTTCTTGTCGGGGGGACGGGTTCGAGCGGGGGAGTGACTACAGCTGGCAGCTCAAGCACTGTCAACACTACAGccagcacagcagcagccagctcTACCCAGGCCCCCTCCACAACGGTCTCCCGCGTACTCGCCTCCAGTACAgactccaccacctcctcctccccgtctgtgACCATTGCAT TCACCGTGGTGACTGTTTCCACGGTGCCATCGCCTGTTACGGCGGTGCAGACGATGCCACTTCTGCCTGCGGGCCTGCCTCACAGTGTGGCCCAGCCAACCACAGCCATGTCTGCCTTTCCCCCTGTCATGGTGCCACCCTTTAGGGTGCCCTTGCCGGGCATGCACATTCCTCTACCAG GTGTAGCAATGATGCAGATAGTAGGTGGTCCCTGTGTAAAGGCAGGCCCCAGCGCCAACG GGATGCTTCCTGGTATGGGCCCGCCTTTAGTTTCCATGATGCACCCCCAGCTGGCTCTCTCAGCGGCTCCAGCCTCCATGGCCGCATCATTGCACCTCCCTGAGTGGTCAGAGTACAAAACAGCTGATGGGAAAACGTACTACTACAACAACCGAACACTGGAGTCCACCTGGGAGAAACCGCAGGCCCTGGTGGAGAAAG GTTTCTTTAACTTATTCTCCTCACTATCTTcagaaaaagaagctgaaagGGCAAAGGAGCGTTTGGCACAGGCAGAAGCTGAGGCgatggagatggaggatgaagagaaCAAAATGGAAAATGCCAACAATGAGAAGGAG GAGCctaaagaagaagagatgacgGAAGAGGAAAAAGCGGCTCAGAAAGCCAGGCCTGTAGCCACCAACCCCATCCCTGGCACAccatg GTGTGTAGTATGGACGGGTGACGACCGCGTGTTTTTCTACAACCCCACAACTCGGCTGTCCATGTGGGACCGACCCGAGGAGCTGGTCGGTCGAGCAGACGTCGACAAGCACATCCAGGAGCCACCGCACAAGAGAGGCCTGGACGACGGGAAGAAGACAGGTGTGGACAAAGACAACACTCGGATGCCACCAGTGATTAAAA GATTCAATAAGGAAGAGCCAGAATTAGCGATGGCTACTGAAGAGAATCAGGATGAGGAGCCAACCAAAGCCAAAAAGAGGAA GACTCAGGAAGTGAAGGAGGCGGACACGGAGAAGGAAGCGGCAATGGAGGCGGAACTTCGAGCTGCCAGAGAACGAGCGATAGTGCCGCTGGAGGCCCGGATGACCCAGTTCAAAGACATGCTGCTGGAAAGAGGG GTGTCTGCGTTCTCAACCTGGGACAAAGAGCTTCACAAGATTGTGTTTGACCCACGTTACCTTCTGCTTAAcccaaaagagagaaaaacg GTGTTTGATCAGTATGTGAAGACgcgagcggaggaggagaggaaggagaagaagaacaagctGATGCAGGCCAAAGACGAGTtcaggaggatgatggaggagtcGAAGCTCACGCCCAG aacAACATTTAGTGAATTTGCGGTGAAGCATGGCCGAGACCCGCGGTTTAAGACCATCGAGAAGATGAAGGACAGGGAGGCCATCTTCGTGGAATTCATCACCGCtatgaggaagagggagaaggaggactCCAAATCCAGAGGAGAGAAG GTGAAGCAAGACTTCTTTGATCTCCTGAACGAGCAGCACGTAGAGGGAGGCCAGCGATGGAGTAAAGTGAAAGAGAGGCTGGAGACGGACCCGCGATACAAGTCTGTGGACAGCTCTGCACTCAGAGAAGAGCTTTTCAAGCAGTACGGGGAAAAACAAGCCAAG AATGTGGACATCGACAAGGAGCGAGAGTTGGAGCGGCAGGCTCGTATCGAGGCCAGTCTCCGAGAGCGGGAGCGTGAGGTGCAGAAGGCGCGATCAGAACAGACCAAAGAGATCGACCGGGAAAGGGAGCAGCACAAGAGGGAGGAGGCCATCCAGCATTTCAAAGCTCTCATGTCCGATATG GTACGCTCTTCAGACGCAACGTGGTCAGACACGCGCCGCAACCTGCGGAAGGATCATCGCTGGGAGTCGGCATCGttgctggagagagaggagaaggagaagctgtTCAACGAACACGTAGAAGCTctggccaagaagaagaaagaacatttcAGGCAGCTCCTGGACGAGACCATCATG ATCACTTTGACAACCACGTGGAAGGAGGTAAAGAAGGTCATCAAAGAGGATCCTCGCTGTATCAAGTTCTCCTCAAGTGACAGA aaaagaCAACGTGAGTTTGAGGACTACATCAAAGACAAGTACATCACAGCCAAAGCCGACTTCAGGACCCTGCTGAAGGAGACAAAGTTCATCACCTACAG GTCGAGGAAGCTGATCCAGGAGTCGGAGCAACATCTGAAGGATGTGGAGAAGATCCTTCAGAATGACAAGCGTTACCTGGTTCTGGAGTGTGTCCCAGAGGAGCGCAGGAAGCTCATCATGTTCTACATCGAAGACCTGGACCGCCGCGGGCCGCCGCCTCCCCCCACCGCCTCTGAGCCCACCAGACGCTCCACCAAGTGA
- the tcerg1b gene encoding transcription elongation regulator 1 isoform X1: MADQAESETIGFSDNRMAQQAVRFRSPAPAPAPAPTPVLRGPPPLLRPPPPPFGMMRGPPPRPPYARPPFDPNMPPIPPPGGMPPPMGPPHLQRPPFLPPPIGNLPPPPGMLFPPGMPPVPTPGTPAVNPAEEIWVENKTSEGKAYYYNARTRESSWSKPDGVKIIQQSELNPLLVGGTGSSGGVTTAGSSSTVNTTASTAAASSTQAPSTTVSRVLASSTDSTTSSSPSVTIASTVVADLSPVATVTSTVTVSPVTVVTVSTVPSPVTAVQTMPLLPAGLPHSVAQPTTAMSAFPPVMVPPFRVPLPGMHIPLPGVAMMQIVGGPCVKAGPSANGMLPGMGPPLVSMMHPQLALSAAPASMAASLHLPEWSEYKTADGKTYYYNNRTLESTWEKPQALVEKGFFNLFSSLSSEKEAERAKERLAQAEAEAMEMEDEENKMENANNEKEEPKEEEMTEEEKAAQKARPVATNPIPGTPWCVVWTGDDRVFFYNPTTRLSMWDRPEELVGRADVDKHIQEPPHKRGLDDGKKTGVDKDNTRMPPVIKRFNKEEPELAMATEENQDEEPTKAKKRKTQEVKEADTEKEAAMEAELRAARERAIVPLEARMTQFKDMLLERGVSAFSTWDKELHKIVFDPRYLLLNPKERKTVFDQYVKTRAEEERKEKKNKLMQAKDEFRRMMEESKLTPRTTFSEFAVKHGRDPRFKTIEKMKDREAIFVEFITAMRKREKEDSKSRGEKVKQDFFDLLNEQHVEGGQRWSKVKERLETDPRYKSVDSSALREELFKQYGEKQAKNVDIDKERELERQARIEASLREREREVQKARSEQTKEIDREREQHKREEAIQHFKALMSDMVRSSDATWSDTRRNLRKDHRWESASLLEREEKEKLFNEHVEALAKKKKEHFRQLLDETIMITLTTTWKEVKKVIKEDPRCIKFSSSDRKRQREFEDYIKDKYITAKADFRTLLKETKFITYRSRKLIQESEQHLKDVEKILQNDKRYLVLECVPEERRKLIMFYIEDLDRRGPPPPPTASEPTRRSTK, translated from the exons AATGGCGCAGCAGGCAGTGCGGTTCCGCAGCCCTGCCCCTGCACCTGCGCCCGCCCCAACCCCAGTGTTGCGAGGCCCACCACCGCTGCTCAGGCCGCCACCACCTCCTTTTGGGATGATGAGGGGACCACCGCCACGGCCCCCTTATGCACGTCCACCCTTTGACCCGAACATGCCACCCATCCCACCACCCGGAGGCATGCCGCCACCCATGGGACCTCCTCACTTACAG AGACCTCcattcctcccccctcccattGGTAACCTACCACCTCCCCCAGGGATGCTGTTCCCTCCTGGGATGCCTCCCGTTCCTACACCTGGAACCCCCGCAGTCAACCCCGCAGAAGAGATCTGGGTAGAGAACAAGACGTCAGAGGGAAAG GCATATTACTACAACGCCAGGACCAGAGAGTCATCGTGGAGTAAACCGGACGGTGTGAAAATCATCCAGCAGTCTGAACTCAACCCTCTTCTTGTCGGGGGGACGGGTTCGAGCGGGGGAGTGACTACAGCTGGCAGCTCAAGCACTGTCAACACTACAGccagcacagcagcagccagctcTACCCAGGCCCCCTCCACAACGGTCTCCCGCGTACTCGCCTCCAGTACAgactccaccacctcctcctccccgtctgtgACCATTGCAT CCACTGTTGTAGCAGACCTATCCCCTGTTGCCACAGTGACCTCAACTGTTACTGTGTCTCCAGTCACCGTGGTGACTGTTTCCACGGTGCCATCGCCTGTTACGGCGGTGCAGACGATGCCACTTCTGCCTGCGGGCCTGCCTCACAGTGTGGCCCAGCCAACCACAGCCATGTCTGCCTTTCCCCCTGTCATGGTGCCACCCTTTAGGGTGCCCTTGCCGGGCATGCACATTCCTCTACCAG GTGTAGCAATGATGCAGATAGTAGGTGGTCCCTGTGTAAAGGCAGGCCCCAGCGCCAACG GGATGCTTCCTGGTATGGGCCCGCCTTTAGTTTCCATGATGCACCCCCAGCTGGCTCTCTCAGCGGCTCCAGCCTCCATGGCCGCATCATTGCACCTCCCTGAGTGGTCAGAGTACAAAACAGCTGATGGGAAAACGTACTACTACAACAACCGAACACTGGAGTCCACCTGGGAGAAACCGCAGGCCCTGGTGGAGAAAG GTTTCTTTAACTTATTCTCCTCACTATCTTcagaaaaagaagctgaaagGGCAAAGGAGCGTTTGGCACAGGCAGAAGCTGAGGCgatggagatggaggatgaagagaaCAAAATGGAAAATGCCAACAATGAGAAGGAG GAGCctaaagaagaagagatgacgGAAGAGGAAAAAGCGGCTCAGAAAGCCAGGCCTGTAGCCACCAACCCCATCCCTGGCACAccatg GTGTGTAGTATGGACGGGTGACGACCGCGTGTTTTTCTACAACCCCACAACTCGGCTGTCCATGTGGGACCGACCCGAGGAGCTGGTCGGTCGAGCAGACGTCGACAAGCACATCCAGGAGCCACCGCACAAGAGAGGCCTGGACGACGGGAAGAAGACAGGTGTGGACAAAGACAACACTCGGATGCCACCAGTGATTAAAA GATTCAATAAGGAAGAGCCAGAATTAGCGATGGCTACTGAAGAGAATCAGGATGAGGAGCCAACCAAAGCCAAAAAGAGGAA GACTCAGGAAGTGAAGGAGGCGGACACGGAGAAGGAAGCGGCAATGGAGGCGGAACTTCGAGCTGCCAGAGAACGAGCGATAGTGCCGCTGGAGGCCCGGATGACCCAGTTCAAAGACATGCTGCTGGAAAGAGGG GTGTCTGCGTTCTCAACCTGGGACAAAGAGCTTCACAAGATTGTGTTTGACCCACGTTACCTTCTGCTTAAcccaaaagagagaaaaacg GTGTTTGATCAGTATGTGAAGACgcgagcggaggaggagaggaaggagaagaagaacaagctGATGCAGGCCAAAGACGAGTtcaggaggatgatggaggagtcGAAGCTCACGCCCAG aacAACATTTAGTGAATTTGCGGTGAAGCATGGCCGAGACCCGCGGTTTAAGACCATCGAGAAGATGAAGGACAGGGAGGCCATCTTCGTGGAATTCATCACCGCtatgaggaagagggagaaggaggactCCAAATCCAGAGGAGAGAAG GTGAAGCAAGACTTCTTTGATCTCCTGAACGAGCAGCACGTAGAGGGAGGCCAGCGATGGAGTAAAGTGAAAGAGAGGCTGGAGACGGACCCGCGATACAAGTCTGTGGACAGCTCTGCACTCAGAGAAGAGCTTTTCAAGCAGTACGGGGAAAAACAAGCCAAG AATGTGGACATCGACAAGGAGCGAGAGTTGGAGCGGCAGGCTCGTATCGAGGCCAGTCTCCGAGAGCGGGAGCGTGAGGTGCAGAAGGCGCGATCAGAACAGACCAAAGAGATCGACCGGGAAAGGGAGCAGCACAAGAGGGAGGAGGCCATCCAGCATTTCAAAGCTCTCATGTCCGATATG GTACGCTCTTCAGACGCAACGTGGTCAGACACGCGCCGCAACCTGCGGAAGGATCATCGCTGGGAGTCGGCATCGttgctggagagagaggagaaggagaagctgtTCAACGAACACGTAGAAGCTctggccaagaagaagaaagaacatttcAGGCAGCTCCTGGACGAGACCATCATG ATCACTTTGACAACCACGTGGAAGGAGGTAAAGAAGGTCATCAAAGAGGATCCTCGCTGTATCAAGTTCTCCTCAAGTGACAGA aaaagaCAACGTGAGTTTGAGGACTACATCAAAGACAAGTACATCACAGCCAAAGCCGACTTCAGGACCCTGCTGAAGGAGACAAAGTTCATCACCTACAG GTCGAGGAAGCTGATCCAGGAGTCGGAGCAACATCTGAAGGATGTGGAGAAGATCCTTCAGAATGACAAGCGTTACCTGGTTCTGGAGTGTGTCCCAGAGGAGCGCAGGAAGCTCATCATGTTCTACATCGAAGACCTGGACCGCCGCGGGCCGCCGCCTCCCCCCACCGCCTCTGAGCCCACCAGACGCTCCACCAAGTGA